A single Triticum dicoccoides isolate Atlit2015 ecotype Zavitan chromosome 2A, WEW_v2.0, whole genome shotgun sequence DNA region contains:
- the LOC119352810 gene encoding uncharacterized protein LOC119352810, translating into MDVAVAAAAVVPARTPALRLPASATAASRPSSARPLTPTAGRPARVLSLARRAPVAAASLGVSQDTGVAMPGADIVTQNDLLIVGPGVLGRLVAEKWLKEHPGCKVYGQTASTDHHSELTDIGIIPSLKGSTISQKAPYVIFCAPPSRSDDYPGDLRVAASNWSGEGSFLFTSSTALYDCSDNRLCNEDCPSIPVGRGPRTDVLLRAENVVLEAEGCVLRLAGLYKIDRGAHYFWLRKGTLDSRPDHIINQIHYEDAASLAIAIMKKRPRGRIFLGCDNKPLSRQEIMDAVNKSGKFDTEFQGFTGTNGPLGKRMENSKTRADIGWEPQYPSFTEFLGVDS; encoded by the exons atggatgtcgccgtcgccgccgccgccgtggttcCCGCCCGGACCCCAGCCCTACGTCTCCCCGcatccgccaccgccgcctcccgccccTCCTCCGCGAGGCCCCTCACCCCCACCGCCGGCCGTCCAGCTCGGGTCCTCTCGCTCGCCCGCCGCGCGCCCGTCGCCGCTGCCTCCCTCG GGGTATCCCAAGATACAGGGGTCGCGATGCCCGGTGCCGACATTGTTACCCAGAACGATTTACTCATCGTTGGCCCAGGTGTGCTTGGGCGACTGGTAGCCGAGAAGTGGCTAAAA GAACATCCAGGATGCAAAGTTTATGGCCAGACCGCAAGCACAGACCATCACAGCGAGCTAACCGATATTGGCATCATTCCCTCCTTGAAGGGATCCACTATCTCTCAAAAGGCTCCATATGTTATCTTCTGCGCTCCTCCATCTCGTTCTGATGATTACCCCGGTGATTTGAG AGTGGCTGCCTCAAATTGGAGTGGAGAAGGTTCTTTCCTGTTTACGTCAAGTACTGCTCTTTATGACTGTAGCGACAACAGATTGTGCAATGAG GATTGTCCATCTATTCCAGTTGGCAGGGGTCCTCGTACTGATGTTCTTCTTAGAGCAGAAAATGTTGTTCTGGAGGCAGAAGGCTGTGTTCTCAGGCTAGCAGGACTATAT AAAATAGATAGAGGTGCTCACTATTTCTGGTTGAGGAAGGGAACACTGGACTCGCGACCAGACCATATTATCAATCAGATCCATTATGAG GATGCGGCATCTCTTGCAATTGCCATAATGAAAAAGAGACCTCGGGGTCGTATATTTTTGGGCTGTGACAATAAGCCTCTTTCCAG GCAGGAAATAATGGACGCTGTTAACAAAAGTGGGAAGTTCGACACGGAATTCCAAGGTTTCACTG GTACCAACGGTCCGTTGGGGAAAAGGATGGAGAATTCCAAAACCCGGGCCGATATCGGGTGGGAGCCCCAATACCCAAGCTTCACAGAGTTCCTCGGCGTCGACAGTTAA
- the LOC119352812 gene encoding basic endochitinase A-like, with the protein MAALGASAHSSAVASKATMSTVRAPRATAILAAVLAAAAAVTPATAQQCGSQAGGATCADCLCCSQFGFCGSTSEYCGAGCQSQCSGCGGGVASIVSGDLFERFLLHRNDAACLARGFYTYDAFLAAAGAFPAFGTTGDLDTRKREVAAFFGQTSHETTGGWPTAPDGPFSWGYCFKQEQGSPPSYCDQSADWPCAPGKQYYGRGPIQLTHNYNYGPAGRAIGVDLLNNPDLVATDPIVAFKTAIWFWMTTQSNKPSCHDVITGLWAPTARDSAAGRVPGYGVITNVINGGIECGMGQNDKVADRIGFYKRYCDIFGIGYGDNLDCYNQLSFNIGLAVQ; encoded by the exons ATGGCGGCACTCGGTGCCTCGGCTCATTCATCCGCGGTAGCCAGCAAAGCAACCATGTCCACGGTGAGAGCGCCGCGTGCGACGGCCATCCTGGCCGCCGTCCTGGCGGCGGCAGCCGCGGTCACGCCGGCCACGGCCCAGCAGTGCGGGTCGCAAGCCGGCGGCGCGACGTGCGCTGACTGCCTGTGCTGCAGCCAGTTCGGGTTCTGCGGCAGCACCTCCGAATACTGCGGCGCCGGCTGCCAGAGCCAGTgcagcggctgcggcggcggggtggcGTCCATCGTGTCCGGGGACCTCTTCGAGCGGTTCCTGCTCCATCGCAACGACGCGGCGTGCCTGGCCCGCGGGTTCTACACGTACGACGCCTTCCTGGCCGCCGCCGGCGCCTTCCCGGCCTTCGGCACCACCGGAGACCTGGACACGCGGAAGCGGGAGGTGGCGGCCTTCTTCGGCCAGACCTCGCACGAGACCACCGGCGGGTGGCCCACCGCGCCCGACGGCCCCTTCTCGTGGGGCTACTGCTTCAAGCAGGAGCAGGGCTCGCCGCCGAGCTACTGCGACCAGAGCGCCGACTGGCCGTGCGCACCCGGCAAGCAGTACTATGGCCGCGGCCCCATCCAGCTCACCCA CAACTACAACTACGGACCGGCGGGCCGCGCAATCGGGGTGGACCTGCTGAACAATCCGGACCTGGTGGCCACAGACCCGATAGTGGCGTTCAAGACGGCGATATGGTTCTGGATGACGACGCAGTCCAACAAGCCGTCGTGCCATGATGTGATCACGGGGCTGTGGGCTCCGACCGCCAGGGATAGCGCAGCCGGACGGGTACCCGGGTACGgtgtcatcaccaacgtcatcaacgGCGGGATAGAATGCGGCATGGGGCAGAACGACAAGGTGGCCGATCGGATCGGGTTCTACAAGCGCTATTGTGACATCTTCGGCATCGGCTACGGAGATAACCTCGACTGCTACAACCAATTGTCGTTCAACATTGGGCTCGCAGTACAGTGA
- the LOC119352811 gene encoding nicotianamine synthase-like 5 protein isoform X2, translating to MEAENSKVAALVEKITSLHAAISKLPSLSPSPQVDALFTELVAACVPSSPVDVTKLGPEAQEMRQDLIRLCSAAEGLLEAHYSDMLTALDNPLDHLGRFPYFDNYINLSKLEHDLLAGHVAAPARVAFIGSGPLPFSSLFLATYHLPDTRFDNYDRCSVANGRAMKLVRAADEDVRSRMVFHTAEVADLTSELGAYDVVFLAALVGMTSEEKADAVAHLGKHMADGAVLVARSAHGARAFLYPVVELDDIGRGGFQVLAVHHPAGDEVFNSFIVARKVKISQEMSA from the coding sequence ATGGAGGCCGAAAACAGCAAGGTGGCTGCTCTGGTCGAGAAGATCACCAGTCTCCACGCTGCCATCTCCAAGCTCCCGTCGCTAAGCCCGTCCCCTCAAGTCGACGCGCTCTTCACCGAGCTGGTCGCGGCGTGCGTCCCATCTAGCCCGGTGGACGTGACCAAGCTCGGCCCGGAGGCGCAGGAGATGCGGCAGGACCTCATCCGCCTCTGCTCGGCCGCCGAGGGGCTGCTCGAGGCGCACTACTCCGACATGCTCACCGCCTTGGACAACCCGCTCGACCACCTCGGCCGCTTCCCTTACTTCGACAACTACATCAACCTGAGCAAGCTCGAGCACGACCTTCTGGCCGGTCACGTGGCAGCCCCGGCCCGCGTGGCGTTCATCGGGTCGGGACCGCTGCCATTCAGCTCGCTCTTCCTCGCGACGTACCACCTGCCGGACACCCGGTTCGACAACTACGACCGGTGCAGCGTGGCCAATGGCCGGGCGATGAAGCTGGTTCGCGCGGCGGATGAGGACGTGCGCTCTcgcatggtgttccacacagccgaAGTCGCGGACCTCACGTCTGAGCTCGGTGCGTATGATGTGGTCTTCCTGGCGGCGCTCGTGGGAATGACGTCTGAGGAGAAGGCCGATGCCGTAGCGCACTTGGGGAAGCACATGGCAGATGGGGCGGTGCTCGTCGCGCGAAGTGCGCACGGGGCACGAGCGTTCCTGTATCCTGTAGTGGAGCTGGATGATATCGGGCGCGGCGGGTTCCAAGTGCTGGCCGTGCACCACCCTGCAGGCGATGAGGTGTTCAACTCATTCATTGTTGCACGGAAGGTGAAGATTTCACAAGAAATGAGTGCTTAA
- the LOC119352811 gene encoding nicotianamine synthase-like 5 protein isoform X1: MEAENSKVAALVEKITSLHAAISKLPSLSPSPQVDALFTELVAACVPSSPVDVTKLGPEAQEMRQDLIRLCSAAEGLLEAHYSDMLTALDNPLDHLGRFPYFDNYINLSKLEHDLLAGHVAAPARVAFIGSGPLPFSSLFLATYHLPDTRFDNYDRCSVANGRAMKLVRAADEDVRSRMVFHTAEVADLTSELGAYDVVFLAALVGMTSEEKADAVAHLGKHMADGAVLVARSAHGARAFLYPVVELDDIGRGGFQVLAVHHPAGDEVFNSFIVARKVICRGLVIFLQYLVKMKSRI; the protein is encoded by the exons ATGGAGGCCGAAAACAGCAAGGTGGCTGCTCTGGTCGAGAAGATCACCAGTCTCCACGCTGCCATCTCCAAGCTCCCGTCGCTAAGCCCGTCCCCTCAAGTCGACGCGCTCTTCACCGAGCTGGTCGCGGCGTGCGTCCCATCTAGCCCGGTGGACGTGACCAAGCTCGGCCCGGAGGCGCAGGAGATGCGGCAGGACCTCATCCGCCTCTGCTCGGCCGCCGAGGGGCTGCTCGAGGCGCACTACTCCGACATGCTCACCGCCTTGGACAACCCGCTCGACCACCTCGGCCGCTTCCCTTACTTCGACAACTACATCAACCTGAGCAAGCTCGAGCACGACCTTCTGGCCGGTCACGTGGCAGCCCCGGCCCGCGTGGCGTTCATCGGGTCGGGACCGCTGCCATTCAGCTCGCTCTTCCTCGCGACGTACCACCTGCCGGACACCCGGTTCGACAACTACGACCGGTGCAGCGTGGCCAATGGCCGGGCGATGAAGCTGGTTCGCGCGGCGGATGAGGACGTGCGCTCTcgcatggtgttccacacagccgaAGTCGCGGACCTCACGTCTGAGCTCGGTGCGTATGATGTGGTCTTCCTGGCGGCGCTCGTGGGAATGACGTCTGAGGAGAAGGCCGATGCCGTAGCGCACTTGGGGAAGCACATGGCAGATGGGGCGGTGCTCGTCGCGCGAAGTGCGCACGGGGCACGAGCGTTCCTGTATCCTGTAGTGGAGCTGGATGATATCGGGCGCGGCGGGTTCCAAGTGCTGGCCGTGCACCACCCTGCAGGCGATGAGGTGTTCAACTCATTCATTGTTGCACGGAAG GTGATTTGTCGTGGTTTGGTGATCTTTTTGCAATATTTGGTGAAAATGAAGAGCAGAATCTGA